From Pagrus major chromosome 9, Pma_NU_1.0, the proteins below share one genomic window:
- the LOC141002013 gene encoding olfactory receptor 6N2-like has product MENTTRPPYFNLTMFVYIGNYRYPSFVLCLLLYVLIISANLVIILVISREKTLHEPMYIFIMCLSINSLWGSAGFFFRFFKDLLSDTHLIPRSACLFQIYVIYTYASFEFTLMGIMAYDRYVAVCQPLHYHNKLTSKLVSKLVAFAWIFPAFSVATCVYLASRLPLCGNKIPRIFCANWPVVKLSCVSTVINNLVGMLLSVSTVFLPLAFVLYTYARIYLVCRKRSSEFRGKVIQSCLPHVITFVNYSITAFCDVALSRIDLEDLNPFLAVILSLEFVVIPPIVNPLVYGLKLPEIRKLILRMLSCSKSDKQMKH; this is encoded by the coding sequence ATGGAGAACACTACTCGTCCACCTTATTTTAACCTCACCATGTTCGTTTACATAGGCAACTACCGCTACCCATCATTTgtcttgtgtttgctgttgtatGTTTTAATTATCTCAGCTAATCTTGTCATAATATTGGTAATATCACGAGAGAAAACTTTACACGAGCCCatgtatattttcattatgtGTCTTTCTATTAACTCTCTGTGGGGCTCCGCTGGCTTCTTCTTCAGATTTTTCAAAGACCTTCTGTCTGACACTCATTTGATCCCAcgatcagcttgtttatttcagATCTATGTCATTTACACCTATGCATCCTTTGAGTTCACCCTCATGGGCATTATGGCATATGATCGGTATGTTGCTGTGTGTCAACCTCTACATTACCACAACAAATTAACTTCCAAGCTGGTCTCTAAGCTGGTCGCCTTTGCGTGGATCTTTCCAGCCTTTTCTGTTGCAACCTGTGTTTATCTGGCCTCCAGACTTCCACTGTGTGGCAATAAGATACCAAGGATATTCTGTGCCAACTGGCCTGTTGTAAAACTGTCATGTGTCTCCACTGTGATTAATAACCTTGTTGGCATGTTATTGTCCGTAAGCACAGTCTTTCTGCCCCTGGCTTTTGTCTTGTATACATATGCACGCATTTATCTTGTTTGTAGGAAACGCTCCTCAGAATTCAGGGGCAAAGTCATACAAAGCTGTCTGCCACACGTTATTACATTTGTCAATTATTCCATCACTGCGTTTTGTGATGTTGCTCTCAGCAGAATTGATCTTGAGGATCTGAATCCATTCCTAGCTGTTATTTTGTCACTCGAGTTTGTTGTGATTCCTCCCATTGTGAATCCTCTCGTGTACGGCCTGAAGCTACCAGAAATCAGAAAACTTATTTTAAGAATGTTATCATGCTCAAAATCTGACAAACAAATGAAGCATTAG
- the LOC141002014 gene encoding olfactory receptor 11A1-like produces the protein MMENVSVVTLFTLSGLNFTVEQRIILFLLTLLWYSLIVFGNVFLIVAIIVDKTLHEPMYIFLCNLCINALYGTVGFYPKFLMDLLSSHVISYAGCMLQGFVIHSSTCCDFSILALMAYDRYVAICRPLVYHSVMTRQRVAIFVFLSWLLPIYCMFMNTATLLGSRLCGSHIKRIYCVNWMIVTLACSPPKGNAVVTYVNIVFYFWHFVFIIWTYMYVIKTCISSKEDQRKFMQTCLPHLISLVVHTITVLLDVLYMRFGPRDLSQDLYNFMAMEFLLIPPLVNPLVYGFKLTKVRNKIVNFVCIKRNDHGIIT, from the coding sequence ATGATGGAAAATGTATCAGTTGTCACACTATTTACTCTTTCAGGTTTAAATTTTACAGTAGAACAAAGAATTATCCTCTTCTTGCTTACTTTACTGTGGTATTCGTTGattgtttttggaaatgtttttctgattgTTGCCATAATTGTGGATAAAACCCTTCATGAGCCCATGTATATATTCCTGTGTAATCTATGCATCAACGCACTGTACGGAACTGTTGGTTTTTACCCAAAATTCCTTATGGATCTTCTGTCATCTCATGTAATTTCATATGCTGGATGCATGCTGCAGGGTTTTGTAATACACTCATCCACTTGCTGTGACTTTTCTATCCTTGCTTTGATGGCATATGACAGATATGTGGCTATATGTCGACCTCTGGTTTACCATTCAGTTATGACGAGACAGAGAGTCgccatctttgtgtttttgtcctggCTTTTACCTATTTATTGTATGTTTATGAACACAGCAACATTGCTAGGATCAAGGTTATGTGGCTCACACATAAAAAGGATCTACTGTGTAAACTGGATGATAGTCACTCTTGCTTGCTCCCCACCCAAAGGAAATGCTGTAGTCACAtatgtaaatattgtgttttacttttggcattttgtgtttattatttggACTTACATGTATGTGATAAAAACATGCATATCTTCCAAAGAGGACCAGAGGAAGTTTATGCAGACATGCTTGCCGCACTTAATCTCTCTGGTCGTTCATACAATAACTGTGCTTTTAGATGTACTGTACATGAGATTTGGACCACGTGATTTATCTCAAGACCTCTATAATTTCATGGCGATGGAATTTCTGCTTATTCCTCCACTTGTGAATCCACTCGTATATGGATTCAAACTTACCAAAGTCCGAAACAAAATTGTAAATTTCGTTTGTATTAAAAGGAATGATCATGGCAtcatcacctga